The Polynucleobacter sp. TSB-Sco08W16 genome includes a region encoding these proteins:
- a CDS encoding CDP-diacylglycerol diphosphatase, which produces MAIKVLASLFLAFGISYPGASATVARSDILLHIATQCVDPSKTNYCSNCMLPRADAGCGNISECKKTNEVWALNKKYTAIRDIKMCGCPASFVHGLAIPSDVITGIEDPNREEDIWQFAWVIGLERIEPESLALVVNPKSERSQNQLHVHILRLDKNARATFSDYSHAYVQNLDQVWGVAQKIANSQGLNDYGVLVAQESSGRYIVLVSPQSPEAAFTVWNCNN; this is translated from the coding sequence GTGGCTATCAAAGTTTTAGCTTCCTTATTCCTAGCCTTTGGAATTTCATACCCAGGCGCCTCAGCTACTGTCGCTAGAAGCGATATTCTTTTGCACATTGCCACTCAGTGTGTTGATCCATCCAAAACTAATTACTGCTCTAACTGTATGCTGCCAAGAGCGGATGCAGGCTGTGGAAATATTTCAGAGTGCAAGAAAACCAACGAAGTTTGGGCGCTCAATAAAAAATATACCGCAATCAGAGATATTAAGATGTGCGGTTGTCCGGCTAGCTTTGTTCATGGGCTGGCGATACCTAGTGATGTCATCACTGGTATTGAGGATCCTAATCGAGAAGAGGATATCTGGCAATTTGCTTGGGTCATCGGCCTGGAGCGTATTGAGCCAGAATCACTGGCATTGGTAGTCAATCCCAAATCAGAACGATCACAGAATCAACTGCATGTGCATATTCTCAGGTTGGATAAAAATGCACGCGCTACATTTTCTGACTATTCCCATGCGTATGTTCAAAATCTTGATCAGGTTTGGGGTGTCGCTCAAAAGATTGCTAATTCTCAGGGTTTAAATGATTACGGAGTCTTGGTCGCTCAAGAGTCTTCTGGTCGATATATCGTGCTTGTTAGTCCCCAGAGCCCTGAGGCTGCTTTTACAGTATGGAATTGCAATAATTAG
- a CDS encoding alpha-hydroxy acid oxidase — protein sequence MSNSADRDEQRRQLLTWLAASPLFALGANQDLFAQEAKDPKELIRNFTKRPDPMVWAPNTPLDLISSPKDAINVFDFEPVAFTKVPPAHFGYMASGIDDEVTLRANRTSFLKYQLRPRRLRDVSQIDSSITLFGTKWKSPIIIAPTGGNKAYDPEGEVAVARAARAGGFLNILSNAGASTIEEVIAARQGEVWFQLYATSSPEVAKQVIRRVEKAGAPVLEITVDRNGGRNQETFARLKKLDPRNCAGCHVHGFGSAQERPNYDGIDMTGVKMSSSNMTWDFIKQVRDTTKMKIIVKGILTEEDAKLCLKYGVDGIHVSNHGGRSEDGGRGSIECLPEVVKVAKGKVPILFDSGVRRGSDVFKAMALGANAVCVGRPYLWGLGAFGQPGVERVMEILQTEFQSTMQQMGAANIAAIQSSMVIKEG from the coding sequence ATGAGCAACAGTGCAGATCGAGACGAACAACGTAGACAATTGCTCACGTGGCTTGCAGCAAGCCCACTATTTGCACTGGGTGCTAATCAAGATCTTTTTGCACAAGAGGCAAAAGACCCTAAGGAATTAATTCGAAACTTTACAAAGCGCCCTGATCCGATGGTCTGGGCGCCAAATACACCTTTAGACTTGATCTCTAGCCCAAAGGATGCCATTAATGTTTTTGATTTTGAACCAGTGGCTTTTACTAAAGTGCCACCAGCTCACTTTGGTTATATGGCCTCAGGTATTGATGATGAAGTCACTCTAAGGGCAAACCGCACTTCATTTCTGAAATATCAATTGCGTCCAAGACGTTTGCGAGATGTAAGTCAAATTGATAGTTCTATTACGCTCTTTGGAACCAAGTGGAAATCACCCATCATTATTGCCCCCACCGGTGGGAATAAGGCTTACGACCCCGAGGGAGAGGTAGCGGTCGCAAGGGCAGCTAGGGCGGGTGGCTTCTTAAACATCCTATCTAATGCCGGTGCCTCAACTATTGAAGAGGTAATTGCCGCACGCCAAGGCGAGGTTTGGTTTCAGTTATATGCAACCTCAAGTCCTGAGGTGGCTAAGCAAGTCATTCGACGCGTAGAAAAGGCGGGTGCACCCGTATTGGAAATTACGGTTGATCGCAATGGCGGTAGAAATCAAGAAACTTTTGCAAGATTGAAAAAACTAGATCCTAGAAATTGTGCGGGCTGTCATGTCCATGGTTTTGGCAGTGCTCAAGAAAGGCCTAATTACGATGGTATCGACATGACTGGTGTGAAGATGTCTTCATCAAATATGACTTGGGATTTTATTAAGCAGGTTCGCGATACCACTAAGATGAAAATTATCGTCAAGGGAATTTTGACTGAGGAAGATGCAAAGCTTTGCCTTAAATATGGGGTAGATGGCATCCATGTCTCGAATCATGGTGGCAGGAGTGAGGATGGTGGGCGTGGCTCAATTGAATGCTTGCCAGAAGTGGTAAAGGTGGCCAAAGGCAAGGTACCTATTCTGTTTGATAGTGGCGTGCGTCGCGGTAGTGATGTATTTAAGGCTATGGCCTTGGGTGCGAATGCAGTCTGTGTAGGCCGTCCTTATTTGTGGGGCTTAGGTGCATTTGGTCAGCCGGGAGTGGAGCGCGTCATGGAAATTCTGCAAACTGAGTTTCAGTCTACGATGCAGCAGATGGGCGCCGCCAATATAGCCGCTATTCAATCTTCAATGGTTATTAAAGAAGGTTAA
- a CDS encoding alpha/beta fold hydrolase produces the protein MKKLISILILGIFVGANSSTVFANPPVAPFYASLQNMTPSGQLGQVIKKESVQTSVKGAQAWRIAYISSDFGGKKTIVTGLVVAPKGVAPKEGRPIMTWAHGTTGAAQNCGPSQVLDPVVPLNEYFLIGGNSWTDYGIPAVEEFIQEGYVVVATDYQGQGGGGRHQYALASTNSMDTIDAARAASFMKETGAGKKTIVYGWSQGGGVAVAAASMPEYFSKKGTAADNLELVGSVALAPDDIAIMLPGATVDQASAQKSLSGLIQMFTGNVFDFSHMAMSMWGVQAANSKLKLTDIFTDDGAKVLDEVISNKCMHAFADTLNFNFGTQYKTLLKPQINNPLEWTKTMVNGSVNPIKPIAPVVIYWGNKDTTNPPIMGKLYQEQMCKMGGNVNRVELPGNQSHFTTPGASKPFYLPWIKDRLAGKPATNNCDLAAQLPS, from the coding sequence ATGAAAAAACTAATTTCCATTTTGATTCTGGGTATCTTTGTAGGAGCAAATTCTTCTACTGTTTTTGCTAATCCTCCTGTTGCTCCATTCTATGCATCCCTCCAGAACATGACCCCAAGCGGTCAATTGGGTCAGGTAATCAAGAAAGAGTCTGTTCAAACCTCGGTAAAGGGTGCTCAGGCATGGAGGATTGCGTACATTTCTTCGGATTTTGGTGGCAAGAAAACAATTGTCACTGGCCTAGTAGTTGCCCCAAAAGGAGTGGCACCCAAAGAGGGTAGGCCCATCATGACTTGGGCGCATGGGACAACAGGTGCTGCTCAAAATTGCGGCCCATCACAGGTTCTGGACCCTGTAGTCCCGCTCAATGAATATTTTTTAATTGGCGGAAACTCTTGGACGGATTATGGAATCCCTGCTGTTGAAGAATTTATTCAAGAAGGCTATGTAGTCGTTGCAACCGACTATCAGGGTCAGGGTGGTGGGGGAAGGCATCAATACGCTCTCGCTTCCACAAACTCTATGGATACGATTGATGCTGCTAGAGCGGCCAGCTTCATGAAAGAAACTGGCGCCGGCAAGAAAACCATTGTCTATGGTTGGTCGCAAGGCGGTGGCGTAGCAGTGGCAGCAGCGAGCATGCCAGAGTATTTCTCGAAAAAGGGTACAGCTGCTGACAACCTTGAATTAGTTGGTTCCGTGGCTCTGGCTCCTGACGATATTGCCATCATGTTGCCTGGAGCTACAGTCGATCAGGCTAGCGCGCAAAAGTCTCTGAGTGGATTGATTCAGATGTTTACTGGTAATGTCTTTGATTTTTCTCACATGGCAATGAGCATGTGGGGAGTGCAGGCCGCTAATTCAAAATTAAAGTTAACGGACATCTTTACCGATGATGGCGCTAAAGTTCTGGATGAGGTTATTAGTAATAAGTGTATGCATGCTTTTGCAGACACGCTAAATTTCAACTTTGGTACACAGTACAAAACACTCTTGAAACCGCAAATCAATAATCCCTTGGAGTGGACCAAGACCATGGTTAATGGTAGCGTCAACCCCATCAAGCCTATTGCACCAGTAGTCATTTATTGGGGAAATAAAGATACGACCAATCCTCCAATCATGGGTAAGCTCTACCAAGAGCAGATGTGCAAAATGGGCGGTAATGTGAATCGGGTTGAATTGCCAGGCAATCAATCGCACTTCACTACACCTGGGGCCTCAAAGCCTTTTTATCTGCCATGGATTAAGGATCGCTTAGCTGGTAAGCCCGCCACCAACAATTGTGATCTGGCCGCGCAACTCCCAAGTTAA
- a CDS encoding isocitrate/isopropylmalate dehydrogenase family protein has translation MSKKLRVGILEGDDIGHEIVPVAVEVAKAAAKLHQVDIEWVPLPIGRRALDTHGHTLPPETLETLHTLDGWILGPIGHRAYPKQANAINPHPILRKQFNLFANVRPTRSYPDIGCLRDDIDLVIVRENNEGFQPDRNMLVGNAEFRPSDEMTLSMRVITRTGSRRVAQAAFELARQRKKHLTYVHKDTVFKLGCGMFVEECKKLASEYPDVLVDDVIVDTMAMRLVRDPQNFDVVVTTNMFGDILSDEAAGLVGGLGMAPGLCIGDGDVVMAQATHGSAPDIAGKGIANPYSMIESTRMLFDWLGHSRNIPEAVAMAKAMSAATTLALANPNARTGDINGKGNTASMAKAVLEALK, from the coding sequence ATGTCAAAAAAATTACGAGTAGGTATTTTAGAAGGCGATGATATTGGGCATGAGATTGTGCCTGTCGCAGTCGAAGTTGCAAAGGCTGCAGCCAAGCTTCATCAGGTCGATATTGAGTGGGTGCCTTTACCCATCGGTCGGCGTGCGCTTGATACTCATGGGCACACTCTGCCACCAGAGACCCTAGAAACATTGCACACTTTGGATGGATGGATCTTAGGCCCTATTGGGCATCGCGCATATCCAAAGCAAGCTAATGCGATCAATCCACATCCTATTTTGCGCAAGCAATTCAATCTATTTGCCAATGTAAGGCCCACCCGCTCATATCCAGACATCGGGTGTTTACGCGATGATATTGATTTGGTCATTGTGCGAGAAAATAATGAAGGCTTTCAGCCAGACCGAAATATGTTGGTGGGTAATGCAGAGTTTCGTCCAAGTGACGAGATGACTTTATCGATGCGGGTGATCACTAGAACCGGTAGTCGTCGGGTGGCGCAGGCTGCCTTTGAATTGGCACGTCAACGCAAAAAACACTTGACCTATGTGCATAAAGATACAGTCTTCAAGCTGGGTTGCGGTATGTTCGTTGAAGAGTGTAAAAAGCTTGCATCTGAGTACCCAGATGTTTTAGTAGATGACGTCATTGTGGACACCATGGCCATGCGCCTTGTGCGAGACCCTCAGAATTTTGACGTAGTTGTCACCACCAATATGTTTGGCGACATCCTCTCGGATGAGGCAGCAGGTCTTGTGGGTGGTTTGGGCATGGCGCCAGGTTTGTGTATTGGTGATGGCGATGTGGTGATGGCGCAAGCAACCCATGGTTCCGCTCCTGATATCGCCGGCAAAGGTATTGCCAATCCGTATTCCATGATTGAATCGACTCGTATGTTATTTGATTGGCTTGGACATAGCCGTAATATTCCTGAGGCAGTCGCAATGGCAAAGGCAATGTCTGCCGCCACTACATTAGCTTTAGCAAATCCCAATGCTAGAACAGGAGACATTAATGGTAAGGGTAATACCGCTTCAATGGCTAAGGCGGTATTGGAGGCTTTGAAGTAA
- a CDS encoding patatin-like phospholipase family protein codes for MTHQPRRHFLKTTVAGTAAAVGGSGFSIQTAQAHTNSEAKLEAKANQISQKLFAQDGMAVPIATQPTVSPLAKGLDRTMVLGGGGEYYIAWYCGFFHGLYEAGLDMANIPEMVVGTSAGSYMGSSLLSGEFGRLRAEFDFFGKFPQIFAKMAPLANPNLSQQRADQINMSASDGSIKTRQIIGAAALAADNTLNSDHIEKLAALLTGDSKKDWPTARMFTTGIDCYSGERLIIGQAVARKNNIPLAHGAAASSSLPGIGGPTLLGQRYVMDGGICSNPAHVDIVAGSKRALVITLTDGVTGAILTSIPHPIAQNIKDVQATGTKVHWIVAGTPPGVNLLDPRQIEGALRVGYERAKVEAPKIKAFWAQV; via the coding sequence ATGACTCACCAACCACGCCGTCATTTTCTGAAAACTACAGTCGCAGGTACCGCAGCAGCAGTTGGCGGTTCGGGGTTCAGTATTCAAACAGCTCAGGCTCACACCAACTCTGAGGCTAAGCTAGAAGCCAAGGCAAATCAAATCTCCCAAAAGCTGTTTGCTCAGGATGGTATGGCGGTGCCTATTGCAACCCAGCCTACAGTTTCACCATTGGCAAAAGGTCTTGATCGGACCATGGTCCTTGGTGGAGGGGGTGAGTACTACATTGCTTGGTATTGCGGATTCTTTCATGGCCTTTATGAGGCAGGATTGGATATGGCCAATATTCCTGAGATGGTTGTAGGAACATCGGCAGGCTCTTATATGGGCTCCTCACTTTTGTCGGGAGAGTTCGGCCGCCTTCGTGCTGAGTTTGATTTCTTTGGCAAGTTCCCGCAAATCTTTGCAAAGATGGCGCCATTAGCAAACCCCAATCTTAGCCAGCAACGAGCTGATCAAATCAATATGAGTGCAAGTGATGGCAGCATTAAAACGCGCCAGATTATTGGGGCTGCAGCTTTAGCAGCTGACAACACGCTCAACAGTGACCATATTGAAAAATTAGCGGCACTTTTGACGGGCGATAGTAAAAAAGATTGGCCTACCGCTCGGATGTTTACAACTGGGATTGATTGCTATTCAGGCGAGCGTTTAATTATTGGTCAAGCGGTTGCTAGAAAAAATAATATTCCATTGGCACATGGTGCTGCAGCCAGCAGTTCGTTGCCCGGTATTGGGGGTCCAACACTATTAGGTCAACGTTATGTCATGGATGGCGGTATCTGCTCCAATCCTGCGCATGTGGATATTGTGGCTGGATCCAAAAGGGCGTTAGTGATTACTTTGACCGATGGTGTTACTGGTGCGATATTGACGAGCATTCCGCATCCGATTGCACAAAATATTAAAGACGTTCAAGCAACGGGTACAAAGGTGCATTGGATTGTTGCTGGAACCCCTCCTGGAGTTAATCTTCTAGATCCAAGACAGATTGAAGGCGCTCTAAGAGTGGGGTACGAACGAGCAAAGGTAGAGGCGCCAAAAATTAAGGCCTTTTGGGCGCAGGTTTGA
- a CDS encoding tripartite tricarboxylate transporter substrate binding protein encodes MAFKNVFLMLAIVFSSACLSQEYPNRTVKVIVGYPAGSSVDLYTRNISSKLQDRLKQAFVVENRVGAAGTVAAEAVVHASPDGYTLLSTASQIVINPFVQKISFNTEKDLVPIAQTLSISYLLVTSPNFPANNLNELVDYVRKNPKKFNYGSYGNGSGPHLAMAMLQRASGIEVTHVQYRGSGQMLTALMANDIQMSFDTTTATLELIKARKLKAIAIGGPKVVDVLPSVQPIAQLYPGFNSDGWQGIFAPANTPSNVVRKLNLEINQIIQGVEFRDLAKSKGVSVSPSSQAEFADFVKSELKRYEQIVKENNIYLD; translated from the coding sequence ATGGCATTCAAAAATGTATTCCTTATGTTGGCAATTGTTTTTTCAAGTGCGTGTCTTTCTCAGGAATATCCCAATCGAACGGTCAAGGTGATTGTGGGCTATCCGGCTGGATCATCAGTAGATCTTTACACCCGCAACATTAGCTCAAAACTACAAGATAGACTGAAACAGGCATTTGTTGTCGAAAACAGAGTGGGGGCAGCAGGCACGGTTGCTGCAGAAGCGGTGGTACACGCTAGTCCGGATGGTTACACCCTTCTGAGTACAGCATCTCAGATTGTCATTAATCCTTTTGTGCAAAAGATTTCATTTAACACTGAGAAGGATCTTGTTCCGATAGCTCAGACACTTTCTATTAGCTATCTTTTGGTAACCTCGCCGAATTTTCCGGCGAATAATTTAAATGAGCTGGTTGATTATGTTCGCAAGAATCCCAAGAAATTCAATTACGGCTCCTACGGTAATGGTTCTGGACCTCACTTAGCTATGGCCATGCTGCAAAGGGCTTCAGGCATCGAAGTAACTCATGTGCAGTACAGGGGCTCAGGACAAATGTTGACTGCATTAATGGCAAACGATATACAAATGTCTTTTGATACTACAACTGCCACATTGGAGTTGATTAAGGCTAGAAAATTAAAGGCAATTGCTATAGGCGGCCCTAAAGTGGTTGATGTTCTACCCAGTGTCCAACCCATTGCCCAGCTGTACCCGGGATTTAATTCGGATGGGTGGCAAGGAATCTTTGCTCCAGCCAATACGCCTTCTAATGTTGTTAGGAAGCTGAATCTCGAAATTAACCAGATTATTCAAGGAGTAGAATTCCGCGATTTAGCTAAATCAAAAGGCGTCTCAGTTAGCCCTTCTTCACAAGCTGAATTTGCTGACTTCGTTAAGTCGGAGTTAAAGAGGTATGAACAAATAGTTAAAGAAAATAATATTTACTTAGATTGA
- a CDS encoding M20/M25/M40 family metallo-hydrolase gives MYKLKAIALFLFQCFWITHVQAELPAGINDQAIRAAALQSFPEYLNLLTLPNDSIASAKDIQVNADQIEKLFQKRGFSTKQFANNGKPLVLAEFPADPGKKTILFYIHFDGQPVIPSQWSQASPWQPVLKKKGADGKWQTVDMQELMRPDFDPELRVFGRSSADDKGPIMMFLASMDLMKSKGLKPAMNIKVILDSEEEVNSPGIPQAVIQNKEFLKADALVIFDMASHPSGRPTAIFGNRGVQWINLTVYGPKAPLHSGHYGNYVPNPAFNLARLLATMKNEKGQVLIPGYYSITKLSPEDLKVLDAVGDDEVALKKRVGIASSDQVASNYQRSLQYPSLNIRGLSAAGVGQEAANIIPKEAIADIDIRTTTEANAQYLTALIKKHIEKQGFHIIDHDPTDAERAQYPLLVKITEGLPAEAARQPIDTPVRRWVESAELSAYSDVGGVKPVVIRASGATVPTHEIVGPLDLPFVIVPTVNTDNNQHAYDENLRMGNYLSGMRTMLGLMNTPYK, from the coding sequence ATGTATAAATTGAAGGCAATAGCGCTTTTCTTATTCCAGTGTTTTTGGATTACACATGTCCAGGCAGAACTGCCAGCGGGAATAAATGATCAAGCTATCCGGGCTGCAGCACTTCAAAGTTTTCCAGAGTATTTAAACTTACTGACTCTACCTAACGATTCCATTGCTAGCGCAAAGGATATCCAAGTTAACGCCGATCAGATTGAGAAACTTTTTCAAAAGAGGGGATTCTCAACTAAGCAGTTTGCAAATAATGGAAAGCCGCTCGTATTAGCCGAATTCCCTGCAGATCCTGGCAAAAAAACTATTTTGTTCTATATCCACTTTGATGGTCAACCTGTTATCCCTTCTCAATGGAGTCAAGCGAGTCCATGGCAACCCGTATTGAAGAAAAAAGGCGCGGATGGAAAGTGGCAGACAGTAGATATGCAGGAATTGATGAGGCCAGATTTTGATCCTGAGTTGCGGGTCTTTGGTAGATCCTCCGCGGATGATAAGGGTCCGATCATGATGTTCTTGGCTTCAATGGATCTCATGAAATCAAAAGGCCTAAAGCCTGCTATGAATATCAAGGTTATCTTGGATAGCGAAGAAGAAGTAAATTCTCCTGGCATTCCTCAGGCAGTTATTCAGAATAAAGAATTTTTAAAGGCGGATGCGCTAGTGATATTTGATATGGCTAGCCATCCTAGTGGCAGGCCTACGGCTATCTTTGGTAATCGCGGAGTGCAGTGGATTAACTTAACAGTCTATGGACCTAAAGCTCCACTGCATAGCGGCCACTATGGTAACTATGTTCCCAATCCCGCTTTTAATCTGGCAAGACTATTAGCCACGATGAAGAATGAGAAGGGGCAAGTTCTCATCCCTGGGTATTACTCAATAACTAAGCTAAGCCCAGAAGATTTAAAAGTGCTTGATGCAGTTGGTGATGATGAAGTAGCTCTAAAAAAACGTGTAGGTATTGCGAGCTCAGATCAGGTTGCCTCGAACTACCAGCGTTCGCTGCAGTACCCATCTCTCAATATTCGGGGATTATCTGCAGCAGGTGTTGGACAAGAAGCTGCCAACATCATTCCAAAAGAAGCGATTGCTGATATTGATATCAGAACAACAACTGAAGCCAATGCTCAATACTTAACGGCTTTGATTAAAAAGCATATAGAGAAACAAGGCTTTCACATCATTGATCATGATCCAACTGATGCTGAGCGGGCTCAATATCCTTTATTGGTAAAAATTACCGAAGGTTTACCAGCCGAAGCTGCACGTCAACCTATTGATACTCCCGTAAGGAGATGGGTTGAGTCGGCTGAGTTGAGCGCCTATAGTGATGTGGGGGGTGTTAAGCCAGTCGTCATTCGGGCATCTGGCGCCACGGTACCAACCCATGAAATTGTTGGTCCATTAGATTTACCCTTTGTTATTGTGCCAACCGTTAATACTGATAACAATCAACATGCATACGATGAGAATCTCCGTATGGGAAATTATTTATCGGGTATGCGCACCATGTTGGGGTTGATGAATACGCCCTATAAATAA
- a CDS encoding cupin domain-containing protein: MNIHADYSKRVVINHHDLPWEPSPEFGIERRMLDRMGDEVAKATSIVRYQPGSKFPTHTHEFGEEILVLEGVFSDETGDYQAGTYIMNPPGSSHAPYSQSGCTLFVKLRHLGPEQVEREIIDTTKAPWYQGMVPGLTVMPLMQQGSGSTLVRWAPQTYFNPHKHYGGEEIFVVDGVFEDEHGCYPAGSWIRSPHMSLHQPFSKEGCTIFVKTGHLLS; this comes from the coding sequence ATGAATATCCATGCCGATTACAGTAAGCGAGTTGTCATTAATCACCATGACTTACCTTGGGAGCCTAGTCCTGAATTCGGGATTGAAAGACGCATGCTCGATCGCATGGGTGATGAGGTAGCAAAAGCAACCTCAATTGTTCGTTACCAGCCCGGCTCCAAATTTCCAACACATACCCACGAGTTTGGTGAAGAGATTCTTGTTTTAGAGGGTGTCTTCAGTGACGAAACTGGTGACTATCAAGCTGGCACCTACATCATGAATCCGCCGGGTTCATCGCATGCACCCTATAGCCAATCTGGCTGTACGCTGTTTGTTAAGCTCAGACACCTTGGTCCAGAACAGGTCGAGCGAGAAATTATTGACACCACAAAAGCACCTTGGTATCAAGGCATGGTCCCTGGTCTTACAGTCATGCCGCTGATGCAGCAGGGAAGTGGATCGACTTTAGTACGCTGGGCTCCTCAAACCTATTTCAATCCACACAAACATTATGGCGGCGAGGAAATCTTTGTTGTTGATGGCGTATTTGAAGATGAGCATGGCTGCTACCCTGCAGGTTCATGGATTAGAAGCCCTCATATGAGTCTACATCAGCCTTTCAGTAAAGAGGGTTGCACTATCTTTGTAAAGACGGGGCACTTACTGTCATAA
- a CDS encoding MFS transporter — MSADSLLPTKLPVWLEPLKIPVFRALWSTWLVANICMYTNDVAAAWMMTSLTTSATLIALVQTAANLPVLMFGLPSGALADILNRKHFLVFTQLWLAINATLLFLSAVFNLLDPIFLLLLTFINGIGLAMRWPVYAAIVPDLVPRDTLHLALGLNSIAMNASRILGPLVAGLIIASVGTEYVFALNMILSLAMTAIVLRWKNQSYISTLPGERFFGAMRVGAQYIRQSKPMRSILIRSFLFYMQSSSLLALLPVIAKSHFGGDANTFTLLLSCLGFGAIIVGSQLQYLREKFTPQQMASYGIIFLSISSAGVVLAPNLWYAAPIMIVSGMSWFSVGNTLSTTSQLSLPNWIRARGMSFYQMSLMGGSALGAVVWGKITNSTDVTTGIVASAIFGIIALLLIRKHRIHGHEVEDLTPVCPIERPHPSRDIDLDEGPVMISVEYHIHKEQVEHFRKLMAKTRRSRLKQGALSWSLFEDAEHAGKFLEYFVFETWADYLRRFDRFTADDLLMQEERHRFHIDSSPPKLTRRIATQLKQ, encoded by the coding sequence ATGAGCGCTGATTCCCTGCTACCCACCAAGCTTCCCGTATGGCTTGAGCCCTTAAAGATTCCCGTCTTCCGAGCACTATGGTCGACCTGGCTGGTGGCCAATATATGTATGTACACCAATGATGTAGCAGCAGCCTGGATGATGACGTCCCTAACGACATCTGCAACCCTAATTGCTCTGGTTCAAACTGCCGCTAACTTACCGGTATTAATGTTTGGCCTTCCTAGCGGAGCGCTGGCAGATATCCTCAATAGAAAACACTTCTTAGTATTTACTCAGCTATGGCTTGCAATTAATGCAACCTTACTTTTTCTATCTGCCGTATTTAATCTCCTAGATCCAATATTCTTGCTATTACTCACTTTTATTAATGGTATTGGCTTAGCAATGCGCTGGCCAGTGTATGCCGCCATCGTTCCAGATTTAGTCCCTCGCGACACTTTGCATCTGGCACTTGGACTTAATTCCATCGCCATGAATGCCTCACGTATTCTTGGCCCACTCGTTGCCGGCCTCATCATTGCATCGGTAGGCACTGAATATGTATTTGCCTTAAATATGATTCTGTCATTAGCCATGACTGCGATTGTCTTGCGTTGGAAAAATCAGAGTTATATCTCCACCTTGCCAGGAGAGCGGTTCTTTGGTGCGATGCGAGTTGGCGCCCAATATATTCGCCAATCTAAGCCTATGCGATCGATTCTGATTCGATCATTTTTGTTTTATATGCAGTCGTCTAGTCTGCTGGCGCTATTACCAGTGATCGCAAAATCCCACTTTGGCGGAGATGCCAACACATTTACCTTGCTACTCTCTTGCCTTGGTTTTGGCGCCATCATTGTCGGCTCTCAACTGCAGTACTTGCGGGAGAAATTTACACCGCAGCAAATGGCAAGTTACGGAATCATTTTTCTCTCTATCAGCTCAGCTGGCGTAGTGCTCGCACCCAATCTTTGGTATGCAGCACCGATCATGATTGTGAGCGGCATGTCTTGGTTTAGTGTTGGCAATACCTTAAGCACCACCTCTCAACTCTCTCTACCAAATTGGATTAGGGCTCGTGGCATGTCTTTCTACCAAATGAGTCTGATGGGTGGAAGCGCGCTTGGTGCAGTTGTATGGGGAAAAATTACTAATTCAACTGATGTAACAACGGGCATAGTAGCAAGCGCCATTTTTGGCATCATCGCCCTATTATTAATACGCAAACACCGCATTCATGGTCATGAGGTGGAAGATCTCACACCAGTATGCCCAATAGAACGCCCACACCCCTCGAGAGATATTGATCTGGATGAGGGCCCAGTCATGATCTCAGTCGAATACCATATTCACAAAGAACAGGTGGAGCATTTCAGAAAATTGATGGCAAAGACTAGACGTTCGCGTCTAAAGCAAGGGGCGCTATCTTGGAGCCTCTTTGAGGATGCTGAGCATGCAGGAAAATTTTTAGAATATTTCGTATTTGAAACCTGGGCAGACTACTTAAGACGTTTTGATCGATTCACGGCTGATGACTTACTCATGCAAGAAGAGCGCCATCGCTTTCACATTGATTCAAGCCCACCCAAGCTGACTAGGCGTATTGCTACCCAATTGAAGCAATAG